A part of Reinekea thalattae genomic DNA contains:
- a CDS encoding amino acid ABC transporter permease/ATP-binding protein produces MEFDWQYVFSLFTLKMFWQACVTVIAISSLAWVLGLMFGFVVASAKMSSYRWLSLPASLYIWFFRSVPLLVLLVFTYNLPQLFPVTRPVLGVPFLAGLVSLVLTEAAYMAEIHRGGLLSVAKGQREAGHALNIGFLGVQRLIVIPQAFRISMPTMTNEFVTIIKLSSLVSAISLPELLQVGQRLYSENFMVLETLLGVAIYYVLIVTLFSTILQFLEKRLDIFSRKPQTLTEAECDHLKTQLAATPKTETTVQKGIPPALQLQGLTKAYGSHQVLKDINMNINMGDVVSIIGPSGSGKTTLIRTLNTLETLDDGEVVLFGESFVAKPSQLNAAQCKAGMLRIGMVFQNFNLFAHKTVLQNLMLAPSYHKLYSEQDNQQQALYLLDRVGLLAHAHKYPHQLSGGQQQRVAIARTLALAPDIILFDEPTSALDPEMVGEVLKVIQDLAKDGMTLIIVTHEMDFALSVSDRIVMMEDGAIKVSASPQAILDLDNDSYHYARLRAFMGLA; encoded by the coding sequence ATGGAATTTGATTGGCAATACGTTTTTTCACTCTTCACCCTAAAGATGTTCTGGCAAGCCTGCGTCACGGTTATTGCGATTAGCAGTCTTGCTTGGGTTTTAGGGTTAATGTTTGGTTTCGTTGTTGCCTCCGCAAAAATGTCCTCTTATCGCTGGCTTTCTTTGCCAGCGAGTCTCTACATTTGGTTTTTCCGTAGCGTACCGCTATTAGTGTTATTGGTTTTCACCTACAACTTACCGCAATTATTCCCGGTAACGCGACCTGTATTGGGTGTACCATTTTTAGCTGGCTTGGTTAGCCTAGTGCTAACAGAAGCAGCCTACATGGCCGAAATTCATCGAGGCGGTTTGCTCTCCGTCGCCAAAGGCCAACGCGAAGCAGGCCATGCACTGAATATTGGTTTTTTAGGCGTACAGCGGCTCATTGTTATTCCTCAGGCATTTCGTATTTCGATGCCAACCATGACCAACGAATTTGTCACCATCATTAAACTCAGTTCTTTAGTCTCTGCCATCTCATTACCTGAATTACTTCAGGTCGGCCAACGACTCTATTCTGAAAACTTTATGGTGCTCGAAACATTGCTAGGCGTTGCAATTTACTATGTCTTAATCGTCACGCTGTTTAGCACTATTTTACAGTTCTTAGAAAAACGCTTAGATATTTTTTCGCGCAAACCTCAAACCCTAACTGAGGCCGAATGTGACCACCTAAAAACGCAGTTGGCTGCAACCCCAAAGACGGAAACGACTGTGCAAAAAGGCATACCTCCGGCGCTACAGTTACAGGGTTTAACCAAAGCTTACGGCAGTCATCAGGTATTAAAAGATATCAACATGAACATCAATATGGGCGATGTTGTCAGTATTATTGGCCCTTCTGGTTCGGGTAAAACAACGCTGATTAGAACACTGAATACTCTAGAAACATTAGATGATGGCGAAGTGGTTCTATTTGGTGAAAGCTTTGTTGCTAAACCCAGCCAACTCAATGCGGCGCAGTGCAAAGCAGGTATGTTACGCATTGGTATGGTGTTTCAAAACTTTAATCTCTTTGCTCATAAAACCGTTCTGCAAAACCTGATGCTGGCGCCTAGTTACCACAAGCTTTATAGCGAACAGGATAACCAGCAGCAGGCACTTTATCTGTTAGATCGAGTTGGCCTTTTAGCCCATGCTCATAAATACCCTCACCAACTTTCTGGCGGCCAGCAACAACGTGTTGCCATTGCTCGTACGCTAGCGTTAGCACCGGATATTATTTTATTTGATGAGCCGACTTCGGCACTCGACCCTGAAATGGTCGGCGAGGTTTTAAAAGTCATTCAAGACTTAGCAAAAGACGGCATGACGCTGATAATTGTGACTCATGAAATGGATTTTGCGTTATCGGTATCCGATAGAATTGTCATGATGGAAGATGGTGCTATTAAAGTCAGCGCGTCTCCTCAGGCCATTTTAGATCTTGATAACGACAGCTATCACTATGCACGCCTTAGAGCGTTTATGGGCTTGGCCTAG
- a CDS encoding transporter substrate-binding domain-containing protein, protein MSITTHSFVKTLASLALTSSVLLAATSTQAETLISEGTLTVGMEIAYPPFESYDGDKVVGFDPELATLLSEQMGVTPKFVDSKFTNLILGLSSDKFDTVISGMYILPKRLERTDAIAYARTGAHIMTLKDSEQKPATEKELCGLSVGLQQGTSWVKDLEALSTDYCLANDKAAITVRQYPTAPEVSQALLSRNIDAQVEIAGAAKMFSERSRGRIVISSLDLIYPQTLGIFVDKGNDALFNQLQSAMDAIKANGSYLALIEKYELTPVSE, encoded by the coding sequence ATGAGTATCACCACCCACTCTTTTGTGAAGACACTGGCCAGCTTAGCGCTAACGAGCAGCGTGCTATTAGCAGCAACATCAACACAAGCAGAAACATTGATTAGCGAAGGCACTCTTACCGTTGGCATGGAGATCGCCTACCCACCGTTTGAATCTTACGATGGCGATAAGGTTGTCGGTTTCGACCCTGAGCTTGCAACATTGCTCTCTGAACAAATGGGCGTAACGCCGAAATTTGTCGACAGCAAGTTCACTAACTTAATTTTAGGCCTGTCGAGCGATAAGTTTGATACCGTCATTTCTGGTATGTACATCTTGCCTAAGCGCCTAGAAAGAACTGATGCAATTGCTTACGCCAGAACCGGTGCTCATATCATGACGTTAAAAGACAGTGAGCAAAAACCAGCGACCGAAAAAGAGCTTTGCGGCTTAAGCGTTGGCTTACAGCAAGGCACTTCTTGGGTTAAAGATTTGGAAGCGTTATCAACCGACTACTGCTTAGCTAATGACAAAGCAGCCATCACCGTGCGCCAGTACCCAACTGCACCAGAAGTTTCGCAAGCGTTATTGTCACGTAACATTGATGCGCAAGTTGAAATTGCTGGCGCAGCGAAGATGTTTTCTGAGCGTAGCCGTGGTCGTATCGTAATTAGCTCACTGGATTTAATTTACCCGCAAACACTGGGTATTTTTGTTGATAAGGGTAACGACGCGCTCTTTAACCAATTGCAAAGCGCAATGGATGCCATTAAAGCCAACGGTTCATACTTGGCATTGATCGAAAAATACGAGCTAACGCCTGTTAGCGAGTAA
- a CDS encoding MOSC domain-containing protein, translating into MALLDDIEIYPIKSTQGIALKQSSVQLSGLTGDRRYMLVDERGQFVTARKYPVLTQVSSTYQPGDQLQLTYSEPDAQVDSQLTINPADFTGDYTDTIIWKVGVRALLCGEKYDRWFSDILNKPVRLVYFAEQSSRLANSQPEKPVAFADSYPFLIASRASLNAVAEQCPEPVNIQQFRANIIVDECEPFAEDSWQRFKIGDVVFETVSPCVRCSLITVNPATAERSSIGEPFKTLTKQRMLEENGKKQGPTFGMNLVALNEGTIRVGDSVEVLEYRTPERY; encoded by the coding sequence ATGGCATTGCTAGACGATATAGAGATTTACCCTATCAAATCGACTCAAGGCATTGCCTTGAAACAGAGCTCGGTGCAGTTGTCTGGCCTAACGGGAGACAGGCGCTATATGCTGGTCGACGAGCGAGGCCAATTTGTAACCGCGCGTAAATATCCAGTCTTAACCCAAGTGAGCTCAACCTATCAGCCAGGCGATCAATTACAACTGACCTATAGTGAGCCTGATGCTCAGGTTGATAGTCAATTGACAATCAACCCTGCCGACTTTACTGGCGATTACACCGATACCATTATTTGGAAAGTTGGCGTACGTGCGCTTCTATGTGGTGAAAAGTACGACCGTTGGTTCAGTGATATCCTAAATAAACCAGTACGATTGGTTTATTTTGCTGAGCAATCCAGCCGATTAGCTAACTCGCAGCCAGAAAAGCCCGTTGCCTTTGCCGATAGTTACCCCTTTTTAATTGCCTCTCGTGCCTCTTTAAACGCCGTTGCCGAGCAATGCCCTGAGCCCGTTAACATCCAACAGTTTCGAGCTAATATCATTGTTGATGAATGCGAACCGTTTGCCGAAGATAGCTGGCAGCGTTTTAAAATTGGCGATGTGGTTTTTGAAACGGTCAGCCCCTGTGTGCGTTGTAGTTTGATTACAGTAAACCCTGCAACGGCAGAAAGAAGCAGTATTGGTGAGCCGTTTAAAACGTTGACCAAACAGCGCATGCTAGAAGAAAACGGTAAAAAACAAGGGCCAACCTTTGGTATGAATTTGGTTGCACTGAACGAAGGTACAATCCGTGTCGGTGATTCCGTCGAAGTATTGGAATACCGAACGCCAGAGCGTTACTAG